In the Thermosipho japonicus genome, one interval contains:
- the lptB gene encoding LPS export ABC transporter ATP-binding protein, producing the protein MEIVCKDVKKRFGRKQVLNGINLNVKTGEVVGLLGPNGSGKTTLFNIILGVVIPSSGKIYLGKRDITKIPIHKRAKLGITYLQQETSVFRQLSVEDNLKLVIEYHDKDVKKIPKLLKEFGIDSLKEQYAFYLSGGEKRRLELARMMTLSPKFLLLDEPFVGIDPKTVKEIQKMVISLKERGLGIIITDHSVDALKDIVDRLYVIHKGDIIASGQPEEVLNDETVKEVYLGG; encoded by the coding sequence ATGGAGATAGTATGTAAGGATGTAAAAAAAAGATTCGGTAGAAAACAGGTTTTAAATGGTATAAATTTAAATGTTAAAACAGGTGAAGTGGTAGGCTTGCTGGGGCCAAATGGTTCCGGCAAGACTACTTTATTTAATATTATACTTGGTGTTGTTATCCCAAGCTCTGGAAAAATTTATTTAGGTAAAAGAGATATTACGAAAATTCCTATACATAAAAGGGCGAAACTTGGTATAACGTATCTTCAACAAGAAACATCAGTTTTTAGACAATTATCCGTTGAAGATAATTTAAAACTTGTTATTGAATATCATGATAAAGATGTGAAAAAAATACCAAAACTATTAAAAGAATTTGGAATAGATTCGTTAAAGGAACAATATGCGTTTTATCTTTCAGGCGGTGAAAAAAGACGACTTGAACTTGCAAGAATGATGACCCTTTCTCCAAAGTTTTTGTTGCTTGATGAACCTTTTGTTGGTATAGATCCAAAAACGGTTAAAGAAATTCAAAAGATGGTTATATCATTAAAAGAGCGAGGACTTGGTATAATTATAACGGATCACAGTGTGGATGCATTAAAAGATATTGTTGACAGATTATATGTAATACACAAAGGTGATATAATTGCAAGTGGACAGCCAGAAGAAGTTTTAAACGATGAAACTGTAAAAGAAGTTTATTTGGGGGGGTAG
- a CDS encoding OmpH family outer membrane protein, producing MKKLGMVVLASFILLSFVLLFAGGDSAQGPKLAYIDSTKVLQSYDKWIDLQAKYQEDVQFYQKKLNELAAEINNMKEKGTAADLINAKIAEYNQKQKQYSDLLNSEYQKKFAELEQEILQKIAEYAEIMGYDFVFNSKTMAYGNSKYDITAQFIEYLKSMAQ from the coding sequence GTGAAGAAGCTTGGTATGGTAGTTTTAGCATCTTTTATTCTTTTATCATTTGTACTCTTGTTTGCAGGAGGGGATAGCGCTCAAGGTCCAAAACTTGCCTACATTGATTCTACAAAGGTTTTACAATCATACGATAAATGGATTGACCTTCAGGCAAAGTATCAGGAAGATGTTCAATTTTATCAAAAAAAGTTAAATGAACTTGCAGCTGAGATTAACAATATGAAAGAAAAAGGTACAGCAGCGGATTTAATAAATGCAAAAATTGCAGAGTACAATCAAAAGCAAAAACAATACTCTGATTTGTTAAACAGCGAATACCAGAAAAAGTTTGCAGAGCTTGAGCAGGAAATACTTCAAAAGATAGCAGAATATGCAGAGATAATGGGTTATGATTTTGTATTTAATAGCAAAACGATGGCATATGGAAATTCAAAGTACGATATTACCGCTCAATTTATTGAGTATTTAAAAAGTATGGCTCAATAA
- a CDS encoding DEAD/DEAH box helicase — translation MNFEDFNLSEKTLRAINEKGFESPTPVQEKVIPILLKKEKNLIVQAKTGTGKTAAFGIPLIELLENKGYVQAIILTPTRELALQVSEEINSLKRKKLKILPIYGGQSIQRQIDHLRKGVDIVVGTPGRILDHLERGTIDLSKVEYFILDEADEMLDMGFIDDVEKILKSTSDDKFFLMFSATIPKRIIDLAKKYIKNYEVIKIQDKQLTTNLTEQIYIELRESDKFEALCRIIDMEEEFYGMVFCRTKVEVDTVSSKLIERGYDAEALHGDFSQYQRERVLKKFREKKVNILVATDVAARGIDITGLTHVINYSIPLNPEHYVHRIGRTGRAGKEGVAITFVTPREYRQLFRIKKFSNAKIKEGKVPSVDQIIKTKAKKIKKQVVENNSKKHNIYYELAKELLNELPAEEVVATLLSMGYKSLNPESYSNISQISSRKEEVVRLFIALGKQSGINKKQLIDYIVKNTGISSKVISDITVLDKFSFITVPYREAEIILSVFKKRGRRSIVSKARARN, via the coding sequence GTGAATTTTGAAGATTTTAACTTGAGTGAAAAAACGTTAAGGGCAATCAATGAGAAAGGATTTGAAAGTCCAACGCCAGTACAGGAAAAGGTAATACCTATACTCTTGAAAAAGGAGAAGAATTTAATAGTACAGGCAAAAACTGGAACAGGAAAGACAGCAGCATTTGGAATACCATTAATTGAACTACTAGAAAACAAGGGGTATGTTCAAGCGATTATTTTAACACCAACAAGGGAACTTGCACTCCAGGTTTCTGAAGAGATTAATTCTTTAAAGAGAAAGAAATTAAAAATTCTTCCAATATATGGTGGTCAATCTATTCAAAGACAGATTGATCATTTGAGAAAAGGTGTAGATATTGTCGTTGGAACCCCAGGAAGAATATTGGATCATCTTGAAAGGGGAACAATAGACCTTTCAAAAGTGGAATATTTTATTTTAGATGAAGCAGATGAAATGCTTGATATGGGATTTATTGATGATGTTGAAAAGATATTAAAAAGTACATCTGATGATAAATTTTTCTTGATGTTTTCTGCAACAATTCCAAAGAGAATAATTGATCTTGCAAAAAAGTATATAAAAAATTATGAGGTTATAAAGATTCAGGATAAGCAGTTGACAACAAATTTAACAGAACAGATTTATATTGAACTAAGAGAAAGTGATAAATTTGAGGCGTTGTGTAGAATAATAGACATGGAAGAAGAGTTCTATGGTATGGTATTTTGCAGAACAAAAGTTGAGGTTGATACTGTATCATCAAAATTAATTGAAAGAGGATATGATGCAGAAGCACTTCATGGAGATTTTTCTCAATATCAAAGGGAAAGAGTATTAAAAAAATTCAGAGAAAAAAAGGTAAATATTCTTGTTGCAACCGATGTTGCTGCACGTGGAATTGATATAACAGGATTAACACACGTTATTAATTATTCAATTCCTTTAAATCCTGAACATTACGTTCACAGAATAGGAAGAACGGGAAGAGCCGGAAAAGAAGGTGTTGCGATAACTTTTGTAACTCCAAGGGAATACAGACAATTGTTTAGAATAAAGAAGTTTTCTAATGCTAAGATAAAGGAAGGAAAAGTCCCATCTGTAGATCAGATTATAAAGACAAAGGCGAAAAAGATAAAAAAACAAGTTGTTGAAAATAATTCTAAAAAACATAATATTTATTATGAACTTGCAAAAGAACTCCTCAATGAACTTCCTGCCGAAGAGGTTGTTGCAACATTGCTTAGTATGGGCTATAAATCTTTAAACCCAGAAAGTTACAGTAATATTTCTCAAATTTCCTCAAGGAAAGAAGAAGTTGTAAGATTATTTATTGCACTTGGAAAGCAATCTGGAATTAACAAAAAGCAGTTGATTGATTACATAGTTAAAAATACCGGGATATCAAGTAAGGTTATAAGTGATATTACGGTATTGGATAAATTTTCCTTTATTACCGTTCCATACAGAGAGGCTGAAATAATTCTTTCCGTCTTTAAAAAGAGAGGAAGAAGATCAATAGTGTCAAAAGCAAGGGCGAGAAACTAG
- the def gene encoding peptide deformylase, producing the protein MKIRLYGDPILRKKAKIVEDFKYIQQIKEDLLKTMYLEDGVGLAAPQVGISLRFFAMDDGSGPLIIVNPEIIEHSQEKEIGEEGCLSLPGIFEDVERYKWVKLRYQDEYGKVQEKLFEGYSARIVQHERDHLDGILFIDHLPTSVKRRLSTELSKIMRMRMEEKK; encoded by the coding sequence ATGAAGATAAGACTATACGGTGATCCAATCTTGAGAAAAAAGGCAAAAATAGTGGAAGATTTTAAATATATTCAACAAATAAAGGAAGACTTGTTAAAGACAATGTACCTTGAAGATGGTGTTGGACTTGCGGCACCACAGGTTGGTATCTCTTTAAGATTTTTTGCAATGGATGATGGCAGTGGTCCTCTAATTATTGTAAATCCTGAGATAATAGAACATTCTCAGGAAAAAGAAATTGGAGAAGAAGGTTGTTTAAGTCTTCCAGGTATTTTTGAAGATGTTGAAAGGTATAAATGGGTAAAATTAAGATATCAAGATGAATATGGGAAAGTTCAGGAAAAGTTGTTTGAGGGATATAGTGCAAGGATTGTTCAACACGAAAGGGACCATTTAGATGGAATACTCTTTATTGATCATCTGCCAACTAGCGTAAAAAGACGACTTTCTACTGAGCTTTCTAAAATAATGAGGATGAGAATGGAGGAAAAAAAGTGA
- the surE gene encoding 5'/3'-nucleotidase SurE has translation MNILVTNDDGVTADGILCLARTLSRKYKVTVVAPETEQSAVGHAITLRLPLWLRKLDINENFEIYSVSGTPADCVKMGIDVVLGEKPDLLISGINRGNNLGTDVVYSGTVSGALEGAIAGVPSIAVSSYSFENPMYETAAKFILDFLEEFDVRSIPRFTALNINVPSIPYDQIKGWKLTRQSKRMYDDYFEKRVDPSGGNYYWMMGTIIEDDPDPKADYKAIAENYVSVTPISVFLTNEEYLKRLEERYEDKTIR, from the coding sequence ATGAATATTTTGGTAACAAACGATGATGGTGTAACAGCTGATGGAATACTATGTCTTGCTAGAACGCTAAGTAGAAAATACAAGGTAACAGTTGTTGCTCCAGAGACTGAGCAAAGTGCAGTTGGACATGCAATTACATTAAGACTTCCTCTGTGGCTTAGAAAGTTAGACATAAATGAAAACTTTGAGATATATTCTGTATCAGGAACACCAGCTGATTGTGTAAAAATGGGAATAGATGTTGTACTTGGGGAAAAACCTGATTTACTAATAAGTGGAATAAATAGGGGAAATAATTTAGGAACTGATGTTGTGTATTCAGGAACTGTTAGTGGAGCACTTGAGGGTGCTATAGCAGGTGTTCCTTCGATTGCAGTTTCAAGTTATAGCTTTGAAAATCCTATGTATGAAACAGCAGCAAAGTTTATACTAGATTTTCTTGAAGAATTTGATGTAAGATCTATTCCAAGGTTTACCGCTCTTAATATAAATGTACCTTCAATTCCATATGATCAGATTAAGGGATGGAAGTTGACACGACAGAGTAAGAGAATGTACGATGATTACTTTGAAAAGCGTGTTGATCCTTCTGGAGGAAATTACTATTGGATGATGGGAACTATAATTGAAGATGATCCTGATCCAAAGGCTGATTACAAGGCTATTGCTGAAAATTATGTTTCAGTGACTCCAATAAGTGTTTTCTTAACAAATGAAGAATATTTAAAAAGATTGGAGGAAAGGTATGAAGATAAGACTATACGGTGA
- a CDS encoding YaaR family protein: MRIEPTGDPKIKNENIKKKKGLKGKHKVSFSSETPGFFDVLLDVEEEQINQELERIVNDILEAGNDFVRSPTPDSLRKYKEKIKKFLKLIEKKMYKLGGKMDYATNTPRLHVIVEEIDSKLQNLAEKLISSEAGTINYAAKVEEINGLILDLYK; this comes from the coding sequence ATGAGAATCGAACCAACCGGGGATCCTAAGATAAAAAATGAAAACATAAAGAAGAAAAAAGGTTTAAAAGGAAAACACAAAGTCAGTTTTTCCAGTGAAACCCCCGGTTTTTTCGATGTTTTACTTGATGTGGAAGAAGAACAAATAAACCAAGAACTTGAAAGAATAGTAAATGACATTCTGGAGGCGGGGAACGATTTTGTTCGTTCCCCAACTCCAGATTCTTTAAGAAAATACAAAGAAAAGATAAAAAAGTTTTTGAAGCTTATTGAGAAAAAGATGTACAAGCTTGGTGGAAAAATGGATTATGCAACTAATACTCCGCGTCTTCATGTTATTGTCGAAGAAATCGATTCAAAACTTCAAAATCTTGCAGAGAAATTGATTTCAAGTGAAGCCGGAACAATCAATTATGCTGCAAAGGTTGAGGAAATTAATGGACTTATTCTTGATTTGTATAAGTAA
- a CDS encoding Mrp/NBP35 family ATP-binding protein, which translates to MQPQFNLNNENTKIKEKMKNVKHKIAVLSGKGGVGKTTVAVNLATALAESGYKVGLLDLDMHGPNIVRMLGEKNPSVDGEEIVPAEILPNLKALSIGMLVESGKAVIWRGPLKHSAIKQFLGDTKWGELDFLIFDLPPGTGDEALSLFQTLDDLDGVVMVTTPQKVALDDVRRAIDFVHSMNKKLIGIVENMSFVRCPKCGEKIEIFGSGGGRILAEEYNVELLGQIPLDPKAAKLADEGKPVTLYMRESEVEEEFRKIAEKVAKSVEVE; encoded by the coding sequence ATGCAGCCACAGTTTAATTTGAATAATGAAAACACAAAAATTAAAGAAAAGATGAAAAATGTAAAACACAAAATAGCAGTTTTAAGTGGAAAAGGTGGAGTTGGAAAGACCACAGTTGCAGTAAACCTTGCAACAGCACTTGCAGAGAGCGGTTACAAGGTAGGGCTTCTTGACCTTGATATGCACGGTCCTAACATAGTAAGGATGCTTGGTGAAAAAAACCCATCTGTTGATGGTGAAGAGATAGTTCCTGCTGAAATTTTACCTAATTTAAAGGCCCTTTCTATAGGTATGCTTGTTGAAAGCGGAAAAGCAGTCATATGGAGAGGTCCACTCAAACATTCTGCTATAAAGCAGTTTTTGGGAGATACAAAATGGGGTGAACTTGACTTTTTAATTTTTGATTTACCACCTGGAACAGGCGATGAAGCGTTGAGTTTATTCCAAACACTCGATGATCTAGATGGAGTAGTTATGGTAACCACACCTCAAAAAGTAGCCCTTGATGATGTAAGAAGGGCAATTGATTTTGTACATTCGATGAACAAAAAATTAATTGGTATAGTCGAAAATATGTCATTTGTAAGGTGCCCAAAATGCGGAGAAAAAATTGAAATATTTGGAAGTGGCGGAGGAAGAATTCTTGCAGAAGAATACAATGTAGAGCTTTTAGGACAAATTCCTCTTGATCCAAAGGCTGCAAAACTTGCAGATGAAGGAAAGCCGGTTACACTTTATATGAGAGAGAGTGAAGTTGAAGAAGAATTTAGAAAGATTGCTGAAAAGGTTGCAAAATCTGTAGAGGTGGAATAA
- the abc-f gene encoding ribosomal protection-like ABC-F family protein: MIILNNLTISFPGKTLLSDVNLNISDKERVALIGKNGSGKTTLLKAIAGIFNDYTGKIITSGKILYLDQFRTFDEKTPYEYYMKVANTPEKERLVRSILKGLGFEEEDWYRDISTFSGGERTRLQIGRLFIEDADFILLDEPTNYLDILGIRFLKNLLKNFNGGYIIISHDRSFLRDTCERFLEINNEKIWDFKMKFDNYLVERERLILHQQRTMKNKQKEIERLKKIIERYRKWGREKFIKQAKSKEKMLQKMLEELESEVTFNKEEFDKKISLPTPEMPGHVVLTVKHLKFLDILKDVSFTIHSGDKMALLGKNGSGKSTILRLIKGDKNGSGTVEFGYNVRVEFLDQFVEELDDESTVFEEISNEMEFEPDYVIRAYAGRFGFKGEEVFKEVHNLSGGERQILALAKVLLRKPNLLVLDEPTNHMDLDTLEALENALKEFKGSIILVSHDEELIKNVCNKFFVLENGILKEIYDLSEYVPTEEKERKKKENIEFEEKKKLKNKLKSLKEQLKKKREEEEKLIKELESVEEELLNVNSDYVKAEKLVNQKNKLEEKIFNTMHEIEEFKKQIEELEKAL; the protein is encoded by the coding sequence TTGATCATTCTAAATAATCTCACAATTTCATTTCCAGGAAAAACTCTGTTGTCGGATGTTAATTTAAATATATCCGATAAGGAAAGGGTTGCACTAATTGGTAAAAATGGTTCAGGAAAAACAACACTATTAAAGGCAATAGCTGGTATTTTTAACGACTACACAGGAAAGATAATCACTTCCGGTAAAATTTTGTATCTTGACCAATTTAGAACATTTGACGAAAAAACTCCATACGAATACTATATGAAAGTAGCTAACACTCCAGAAAAAGAAAGACTAGTTAGAAGCATACTCAAGGGTTTGGGATTTGAAGAAGAAGATTGGTACAGAGATATCTCCACTTTTAGTGGTGGAGAGAGAACAAGGCTTCAAATTGGAAGGCTTTTCATTGAAGATGCAGACTTTATTCTACTAGACGAACCAACAAATTATCTTGATATTTTAGGAATAAGATTTCTTAAAAACCTCCTAAAAAACTTTAACGGAGGTTACATTATAATCTCACACGATAGAAGTTTTTTAAGAGATACATGTGAAAGATTTTTAGAAATAAACAACGAAAAAATATGGGATTTTAAAATGAAATTTGACAATTACCTCGTCGAAAGAGAAAGACTTATACTCCACCAACAAAGAACAATGAAGAACAAGCAAAAGGAAATTGAAAGGTTAAAAAAGATAATTGAAAGATACAGAAAATGGGGAAGAGAAAAATTCATAAAACAAGCAAAAAGTAAAGAAAAAATGCTACAAAAGATGCTTGAAGAGCTTGAATCTGAAGTAACTTTCAACAAAGAAGAATTTGATAAAAAAATATCCCTTCCAACTCCTGAAATGCCAGGTCACGTAGTTTTAACCGTAAAACATTTAAAATTCTTGGATATCCTAAAAGATGTAAGCTTTACAATCCATTCGGGAGATAAAATGGCTCTGCTTGGTAAAAACGGTTCTGGAAAAAGTACTATCCTAAGATTAATTAAAGGAGATAAAAATGGCTCAGGAACAGTTGAATTTGGATACAATGTAAGAGTAGAATTTCTTGATCAATTTGTAGAAGAACTAGATGATGAAAGTACTGTGTTTGAAGAAATATCAAATGAAATGGAATTTGAACCAGATTATGTAATACGGGCGTACGCTGGAAGATTCGGTTTCAAGGGAGAAGAGGTATTTAAAGAAGTACACAACCTTAGTGGTGGTGAAAGACAAATCCTTGCACTTGCAAAGGTTCTCCTTAGAAAGCCAAATCTTTTAGTGCTTGATGAACCTACAAATCATATGGATCTAGACACGCTAGAGGCTCTCGAAAACGCTTTAAAAGAATTTAAAGGAAGCATTATACTTGTTTCGCACGATGAAGAGCTCATAAAGAACGTGTGTAACAAATTTTTTGTATTAGAAAATGGAATACTAAAAGAAATATATGACCTTAGTGAATACGTTCCAACTGAAGAAAAAGAAAGAAAAAAGAAAGAAAATATAGAATTTGAAGAGAAAAAGAAACTGAAGAACAAATTAAAAAGCCTAAAAGAACAATTGAAAAAGAAAAGAGAAGAAGAAGAAAAATTAATAAAAGAACTTGAAAGTGTTGAAGAAGAGCTCTTAAATGTTAATTCTGATTATGTAAAAGCAGAAAAGCTTGTAAATCAAAAAAATAAATTAGAAGAGAAGATATTTAATACAATGCATGAGATCGAAGAGTTTAAAAAACAAATCGAAGAACTTGAAAAAGCTCTATAA
- a CDS encoding MATE family efflux transporter produces MGIYKKIFAIALPIALQQFLSTGVNFVDTLMIGKLGEVAIASVGLSNQFFFLYNLILFGLISGGSIFFSQFWGKKDIDGIAKSSAVTSTTALLFSAVFFTLSFFFPQIVMRFFSPDPLVIKEGIIYLKIISFSFPIFALSMVFSFVLRSVEKAHIPMYVTIVELSTNVFLNYSLIFGKFGFPKLGILGAAIATLIARIVGLASLILIIKIKNLPGFFTLKHVEMIDKKFLKNFFHYTLPTIANEFAWSFGMTMYSVIYAHMSTQTIAARNIMGTIEGFAYSFTFSIASAASVIVGNYLGASRFKEAFDVSKKVIKLSQIVAIISGTLTVILSYYIVNFFDVSDEVKILVRVTITISMAFIPIKVFNGLNIVGFLRAGGDTRYSFMVEAGTLWLLGVPLAAFSGLILKFSFPIVYLFTMSDEITKAIILYSRYHSKKWVKNVVEKL; encoded by the coding sequence ATGGGAATATATAAAAAAATATTTGCAATAGCACTTCCCATTGCATTACAACAATTTTTATCTACTGGTGTCAATTTTGTTGATACCTTAATGATTGGAAAACTTGGTGAAGTTGCAATTGCAAGTGTGGGACTTTCAAATCAATTTTTCTTTCTATACAATCTTATATTATTCGGACTTATATCAGGCGGTTCCATCTTTTTTTCACAATTTTGGGGGAAGAAAGATATAGATGGAATAGCAAAATCATCCGCAGTAACAAGCACTACTGCCTTACTTTTTTCTGCGGTATTTTTTACTCTTTCTTTTTTCTTTCCACAAATTGTTATGAGGTTTTTTAGTCCTGACCCACTTGTAATTAAGGAAGGAATTATTTATTTAAAAATTATCTCTTTTTCTTTTCCAATATTTGCTTTGAGTATGGTCTTTTCTTTTGTTTTAAGAAGTGTAGAAAAGGCTCATATTCCTATGTATGTAACGATAGTAGAATTATCAACGAATGTATTTTTAAATTATAGTTTAATATTTGGAAAGTTTGGTTTTCCAAAACTTGGTATTTTAGGAGCAGCTATAGCAACCCTTATCGCAAGGATAGTTGGACTTGCTAGTTTAATTTTGATTATAAAGATAAAAAATCTTCCAGGTTTTTTTACACTCAAACATGTTGAGATGATTGATAAGAAATTCTTAAAGAACTTTTTCCATTACACATTACCAACAATTGCTAATGAATTTGCTTGGTCTTTTGGTATGACAATGTATTCTGTTATATACGCTCATATGAGCACTCAAACGATAGCGGCAAGAAATATAATGGGAACCATTGAAGGATTTGCATATTCCTTTACATTTTCTATTGCATCAGCTGCATCCGTTATTGTTGGAAATTATCTTGGTGCGTCTAGATTCAAAGAAGCTTTTGATGTTTCAAAAAAGGTAATAAAGCTTTCACAGATTGTAGCAATTATTTCTGGTACTTTAACTGTTATTCTTTCCTACTACATAGTAAACTTTTTTGATGTTTCTGATGAAGTAAAAATACTTGTTAGAGTAACTATAACAATTTCCATGGCCTTTATACCAATCAAGGTCTTTAATGGTTTAAACATTGTTGGTTTTTTAAGAGCAGGTGGTGATACAAGATACTCTTTTATGGTCGAAGCAGGAACATTATGGCTTCTTGGAGTTCCTCTTGCTGCATTTTCAGGCCTTATTTTAAAATTTTCATTTCCAATTGTTTATCTTTTTACAATGAGCGATGAAATAACAAAGGCAATTATTCTTTATTCGAGATATCACAGTAAAAAATGGGTAAAAAATGTTGTTGAAAAGTTATAG
- a CDS encoding ArsR/SmtB family transcription factor yields the protein MEKFEEAASILKALGHPIRLKILYLLSEKEHCVCELLSKINTSQPNLSQHLSILRNLKLIKDERNGNMVIYKLQDNELVKAILSALK from the coding sequence GTGGAAAAATTCGAAGAAGCTGCAAGCATTTTAAAGGCACTTGGACATCCAATTAGACTTAAGATATTATACCTACTAAGTGAAAAAGAACATTGTGTTTGTGAATTATTATCTAAAATAAATACGAGCCAACCAAATCTTTCACAACATCTTTCTATCTTAAGAAATTTAAAATTAATCAAAGATGAAAGAAATGGAAACATGGTAATCTACAAATTGCAAGATAACGAGCTTGTCAAAGCTATTCTTAGCGCTTTAAAATAA
- a CDS encoding permease translates to MKEFVIILTIFLTFYFVPFNASIVQDSILNGFQMLQEYAREHVLLCLVPAFFIAGTISVMLKKDAVLKLLGPTAKRIISYPIAAVSGGILAVCSCTILPLFGGIYKKGAGIGPATTFLFAGPAINIAAIFLTARVLGWDLGLARLIATVTAAILIGLIMELLFQEKGEGGFITTEEKSENGLKVLVFFLLQLAFLIIGGLKINPAVKYTTMFVISIIVFLMAVFSFKRDTTKSWLEESWDFAKKILPYLFVGVFLAGIITKLLPQEVVTKILGSNGILSNLFASVIGMFMYFATLTEVPIVQALRELGMAKGPTLALLMAGNSLSLPSMIVITRLFGKKKAFTYFTLVVIFSTIFGLIYGRI, encoded by the coding sequence GTGAAGGAGTTTGTGATTATTTTAACAATCTTTTTAACATTTTACTTTGTTCCATTTAATGCTTCTATCGTTCAAGATAGTATATTAAATGGATTTCAAATGCTGCAAGAATATGCAAGAGAGCATGTATTGCTTTGTCTTGTACCGGCATTTTTTATTGCTGGAACTATAAGTGTCATGCTCAAAAAAGATGCTGTACTAAAACTTTTAGGACCAACTGCAAAGAGAATTATTTCTTACCCCATTGCAGCAGTAAGTGGTGGAATACTTGCAGTATGCTCTTGTACCATTCTTCCTCTTTTTGGAGGGATATATAAAAAAGGTGCAGGAATTGGACCAGCAACCACGTTTCTTTTTGCTGGACCTGCAATAAATATAGCCGCAATATTTTTGACAGCTAGAGTTCTTGGTTGGGATCTAGGTTTGGCAAGATTAATAGCAACTGTAACTGCTGCTATACTGATTGGTTTGATAATGGAATTATTATTTCAAGAAAAAGGTGAAGGTGGTTTTATTACAACAGAGGAAAAAAGTGAAAATGGTCTAAAAGTACTTGTATTTTTCTTGCTACAACTTGCATTCTTAATAATTGGTGGATTAAAAATTAATCCAGCAGTTAAATATACAACAATGTTTGTCATATCAATTATTGTATTTTTAATGGCAGTATTTTCATTTAAAAGAGATACTACAAAAAGCTGGCTTGAAGAATCTTGGGATTTTGCAAAAAAGATTTTACCTTATCTTTTTGTTGGGGTATTTTTAGCAGGAATAATAACAAAACTTCTTCCTCAAGAAGTGGTTACAAAAATACTAGGAAGTAATGGAATACTTTCAAATCTTTTCGCATCAGTTATTGGAATGTTTATGTATTTTGCAACACTTACTGAAGTCCCAATTGTTCAGGCTTTAAGAGAACTTGGAATGGCAAAAGGACCAACACTTGCACTTCTTATGGCTGGAAATTCTTTGAGCCTTCCAAGCATGATCGTTATAACAAGACTTTTTGGAAAGAAAAAGGCATTTACATACTTTACCTTGGTTGTGATATTTTCAACAATATTTGGTTTAATATACGGAAGAATATGA
- a CDS encoding thioredoxin family protein codes for MAKKIEILGSGCPRCKQTEKIMKMAVEELNIDATIEKVQDINEIISRGVAATPAVAIDGKIVISGKIPKLEEAKKLLQ; via the coding sequence ATGGCAAAAAAGATTGAAATTTTAGGAAGTGGATGTCCAAGATGCAAACAAACCGAAAAAATAATGAAAATGGCAGTAGAAGAACTTAATATCGATGCAACTATTGAAAAAGTACAAGATATCAACGAGATTATCTCTCGCGGAGTTGCTGCAACACCCGCGGTTGCAATCGATGGAAAAATAGTTATTTCCGGAAAAATTCCAAAACTTGAAGAAGCAAAAAAGCTTTTACAATAA